In Setaria italica strain Yugu1 chromosome I, Setaria_italica_v2.0, whole genome shotgun sequence, the genomic window tagcagaacccctaggctaaatcgtgagacgaatctattaagcctaattaatccatcgttagcgaatggttactgtagcatcacattgtcaaatcatgaactaattaagcttaatagattcgtctcgccatttagcctagaggttgtgcaattaattttgtaattatccaatatttaatacttctaagtagtgtccaaatatccgatatggtaggagctaaactttagcatgtccgccaaacacccccttgctGGTCCGGTAAACTGCGGCAGTACTGCACAAAGTGACCCTGGAAATGCCGTAGTGGATAGCCCCCACGGTAATCATTGAGACGACGCACATTAGCGTAGCTGGGAGCCAATTAACGGGCAGCCCCAGGTCAGTCTTCGACGCCCACACGTCCAATCGGCATCACGCGGTGGCGCCTCCCTTCAGCGGTAGCCGGAGACATGGGGATTGGCCCAGTTGGAGCAAAAAAGgagctcgtcctcgtcctcatcGGTTGTTGCATGCGTTTTGTAGAGCGTAGACTGTCGGGTGCTGTGCTGTTGCTTCTTCCTTCGTGTGCCTTGATGCTGATTGCTCTGAAATTCGGCACGTAGGGCACCCATGAGCCCATGACTACCGGTACTATCCATGGACGCCTGCACCTGAAGTCCTGAACTCCGTGTGGGAACCTGTGGCCTGCGGGAAGACCGGAAGAGCCGAAGAGGGAAGTTCACCACGCACGGCTCCCCGTGAATCGAAGAGGTCAAAATGGAAGTCCTGTCCGCTGTTGTACGCTGTCGGCACAATATTTTAAGCGCGGGCCGGCGGGCTCGACAAGACGAAGGCCATGTTtaccctccaaactcccaactttaacactatgcaaaaagaagatttcccatcacataaAATttacggtacatacatggagtactaaatgtagacgaaatcaaaaactaattacacagttttattgtactttgcgagacgaatcttttgagcctaattagtcaatatttagacaataattcataaatacaaatgaaatactacagttacgcatttatggcaaaatgtcaattttacTACTCCAAATTAGGAACTAAGGCCGAAATGATACGATAAGATCTGTACGAGCAGGGCCCCATCGTACTCCGGCCCAAAAACAACCCGTACGTCTAGAAAGGGAAACtgcaggagagagagagggagggaggagggagagagttgGTAGGCCGAAGCGGACTGGACTGCTTTGAGGCGCGGCCGGAGCCCGATATCCCGTTGCGGCCCAAAACTCCACAAGGCGTGTGGCGGACTGGCTGGACTGCTTGAGGCGGCCAAAACCCATATTCTGCTGCGGCCCAAAATTGCACACATGCAAAAATAAGGCCCAACATCTAAGGTACGAGCCAAAATTGCACACATGCAAGAAATTGGCCATGCGACTCGACCTGCTGTTTTTGTGACCAGGAGCAGGAGGATGCTGCTCACCTATGCCTTTACTGTGTATTTGCGCGTGAAGTCTGGACACTCATGAGCTCTTGGTCTGGAGGGCTTATCCAGCTGCTGGAATTTGGGATTTCGATTGAGGATTGGTGGCGGTCGTCGCTCTCACCGTTTCCGAAAGTTCAGAGAAGAACATTGCCGCATTGCTTATGTACACGACTTAGAATATATGGAAGGAAAGGAATCGAAGACAAGACAAAGACGGCGACACAAGTGTTCTGGATAATCAAAGAGGAAATTGCTGTAAGACAGCGAGCGGTTGGCGGACCATCTGTGTTGTAATTTGTTTCCTACGTTAGTTCCCTTGTTGAGTATGAGTGAGTTCATTAGTTATCTTGTAATAACAACCTATGTAAGACCTGAAGTTCTTCTTCGTCTTAAATGATTTGGCAATGCTCTGCTGgtagtttaaaaaaaaaatctaaggtACCGGAGGACATATGTCTTTGCAGGCATCACATGGGCTATATGGCCTTGACTTATGTCTTTGCAGCATCACAATTCACACGGGCCTTGACTTATGTCCTTTCACTCTTCCTTCAGTttgtttatataaaaaaatcctGTTCTTCCTTCAGTCTTTACCGATCAAGTTACGGAATGCCTTGGTGTTGTTTGCTAGAGCCACCTTATGTGTGGAAGCACCTAATAAAGTCCTAAACTATCTTCTTCCGTTACATCAGAGAAGATTTTGCAGACGCGGAcgaactgaaaaaaaaaaggtgggtTGGAAGCTCTTTACCGAACGGAAGAAATCAGTGCGAACGGTGCTCCTGCTTGCAACTGCCCCTCCATTTGACTTCCATGTTCAGTTCCATAACTCTCCgattttcctttttatatttAAAATCTTCGAACACATATGCTATCTGTGTAGTGGTCAGACTGGAATTACGTGTCAAGCAATAAACTAGGAAATCTCATGCACCGCAAGACGTAGATATCGTTGTCACCACTTGTGCGTTAGGAACAAGCAAGGTAGCGGTCCATATGATACTACGGTCCCTGGCCTCCATTCCATTCTAGAAATAATATATACTAGAGCGTGAGGAACGTGCTTGGTTATTTTGTGCCATCCTAACATCTCGATGTCTCCCATCTGGATCTCTCGATTGGCCGTGGTCCAAACCATCTTTCGTCTAGATCGTTATCTAGCAGACTGGCACGTAGTGACATCTTGTTCTACCCCGAGTGTGCACACAACGCAGTGGATGTCTTTGTCCGGTTTCCCTGTGCAAAGAAAAAAGGCGGGTCAGAAACACAATGACAACGTACCCACAACCCAGCATATAGGTCCATGGTTACTAGTTTTCTCCAACAAAGGAGAAACCAGAAGCCAAACTAAAACTAAGGATGCGAGTGCAAAATCTGAAAGTGTTAAGTAATGTTTCTTGCATGGTGCACATCAGCACATGAGAAAGTTTCGCGCTTCAGGAAATCTTGGGAAATCGATGCATGTTTTGCGGCGGCACTAACCGAAGGAACAGCTAGTCTGAATAATTAGGAGTGCAGGTGCACCCCACACCCCActcaccacacacacacacacacacacacacacagagagagagagagagagagaggttccTCCATGCATGTTCTTCCATGTCATGGAGTTGATAAAACCGGCCAGAACATGttactccatgcatgcattcTTTTTCGTTTTCCAATCTCCGTTTTCCTGCACATTTTGTCCCCGCGATCGTCCCCATGCTGCCACCTCCGTATTACAGTACGACCTCCTTCTCGAATTCCTTGAGAAAAAAGGACAAGCAGGGATGTGTCCAGCTAGACGGCAGGTGCCAACTGTGCACTGTCCTTTGTTTGCTGACCTTTCAGCGCCATTATAACATTCACCATATGAACCTCGCGCTCGTCCGGGCTGTCCGTCCCCATTGGTGCCCTGTGGACTGGACGGCGAAACGCCGTGCCGGTCGGGCCGGCGGCCCTCCTGTCGAAGTCATGCATGACCGATGAGGTAGCCACGCTGTTACTACGTAGACCCTAATAAACTATGGGAGCCATTTGCGGCGAACACATCGGTCCCACGTGGTCCACATGAATAATAAGTACGTTTATATACATCTATcaaaaaatcaagaaaaaagatGCATGCCGTACTAGTATATAGAGCTAGCTAGGGGTACGGTTGTTAGCATTCGGAAAATGGAACTGTGATTTGCTTCGCAATTTTCAAACCGGCATGCGTGATGGCAATGGCTAACTACTGCCTGCTTGTCCTTGTGATGAAGAATTAAATTATTCAACAAATCTTTCTGAATCGCCGGAGGACGTATAGTCGTACTCGTACAGCCGTCCGGCTACCTTTTGATAACCTTActtgttataaaaaaaacatatatacaCATCCTTTTAATACGCACTCTCTCCGTTCACAAATTGCGAGTTCAGTGGCAGACGCCAAGCCACGCTGCACGCCCTCTCTCCGTTCGATCATTGCAGGGTCCTAGTCCTACGCTCCTACTACACGTGATCTAATGAAGATAGATCCTTAGCCAAAATTGCTGGAGTAGTAGCTGTTGCACGGAGCTTTCGGTTGTTCGGCGCCTGCGCCTTTGTGGCAAAGAAAGCAGGTGCGCAGTTCACACACTGGGCAATGGCCAATGGGCATCCGCATTGTTCAGAAGAAACTAGGGCGCTAGGCACTGGCATGGAATGTGCCTGCAAAAGATCTCTGGAGCCGCAAGAACAGAACAAAGCGGACATTTGCTACACGTTGCGGACAAATTCGACgaggggtgtgtgtgtgtggtagCGTGCATGTGAAGGGACACCTGTGGCGCACGAGTTTTTGTTGGGGGGCACGGGCAGTGGATGGATCCTACGCTGCAGGTTACATCAACAGTGGGTGAGTGGTGGCGAACGGTGGATGTGTCATGCGTCAACAATCAATCAGGAGCGACGACAAGTGATCGGCACGATGGGTGGATGATGCGATTGAGATCGACATCATCGGCGCCAACTCCTTTTATGACCTAGCTACAGTGGCTACTTGCTCCTAGCGTTTACTGTAAGCAGGAGCTAGCCAGATGTTGAGATGTACGCCTCCCATCTTGCTCGAACAGACCGGCACCTCTTGTGAGTCGTAACCGAGCAGTTGCACGTCCGCCACTCGTAGCATCCGTGTAAACTGCTATCTGGAAACACAAAGAAACAGCGGGAACAGAATTAATTCCGTCGATGACCCACATCGATGGAGAGATACGAATTCGGCCTCGCCGTCGCAGGCGAGCAGAGATGCGATCGCCTTGTCCGTCCTTCGGTAGGCACTAGGCACCCCACGAGTCGGCATCACGAAGCGAAGACGTCTGAAAGCACCGATGCGGTCCGGGTTCCAGACGTCCGGGAGGCGACAAAGCCGCGCGCCTCGCGTCGGGATCAGCGCCATGCCGTCCTCGCAGTAACCCGTGGACGTGCTCGCTTGGCTCCAGCCACCACCCGCGCCCATCTTCCCCCGCCCACGCTGCACCGTCGATGCAACTAGCGCTCATCGGAGAGGGAGACCGGAGAGGATCGGATTCGGATCAGAGTCGTCACGAGCAGCGAATATATCTTCCATCCAGTATCTAGTTCTGATCGTTTTTATCCGGAACtatcaaccgagactaaagagccccttttagtcccggttgtaatgaCTAGGAATGATAAGGAAATCTGGCAGGGTATTTAATttcggttggtaacaccaatcaggactaaagtctactcatttagtcccagttgaccGGGACTAGTCCTGATTcatgtttccaaccgggactaaagaatgATCTTTGCTCCCAGTTGAAACTAACAACCGAGACTATATCCACTCTTTTTTTACCCCGTCCCCCCCCCCCGATCTACTATCTCTCACTACCAACCTTAACTTATCCTTTCCCACCGACCTCTCTCCCCCACTACTACCTTAtcctttcccaacccaccaccggcctctctctccttccaccgcttcctctcctccctctcctctctcctccctccattgTTTGCCGCCGGCGCGGGGCCTCCCCGACCGCCGGCCACACGCGCGCGCAGGGCCTCCCCGGCTCGCCCCCCTGGCCGCTGGCGATGCGGGATCAGTAGCTCCTAGTAGCTACGGCGGCGAGCGTGAGGACCGGGATGAGGAAGCTTGTTCATGGGTTTCTTACTTCCTGCTTTTGGATTGCGCTTGTTGCAAACTATTTATTTTCCTTCATTCCATCTTCTTATTTTTTAGAGGTGAATGCCAATAGTATACAATATGTTGTAACATATTTGTATAAAGCTCTTGAAAAAATGTTTTATGAAATATATTCGTAATTATTGGCTTGGTGGAACACATAAGTTTATCagttcaaaattagaaaaaaaaaattatggtaataccaactgggactaaaggagtCACGTGCATGGATATGTAtggccaaccgggactaaaggagatctttagtcccggcGAATCACCCACCCGTGATTAAAGAGGAGActttttagggggtgtttggatccccgagctaaattttagctcctgtcacatcgaatgtttggacactaattaggagtattaaacatagtctaattacaaaaccaatttcacaacccctagactaaattgcgagacgaatctattaagcctaattagtccatgatttgacaatatggtgctacagtaaacattcactaatgatggattaattaggcttaatagattcatctcgtgatttagcctaggggttctgcaattagttttgtaattagctcatgtttagtcctcctaattagcatccgaatatttgatgtgacacgaactaaattttagctccaggatcTAAACACCCTCTTAGAGTGCTGATTATTTTTTCTAGAGATATGAGGTACTGATGCTCGGTTTTCCAccggcgcgtcgtcgtcgaggatCGAGGACCACGGCACCACGCGGACGATGGACCGAAGCACACGTCGCTCCCGCGGCCAACCACGtcctggcggcggtggagcacAGGCTGGTGGGCAGAGACTAGAGAGGCTTTGGCTAGTGGAGCACAGCCAGTCAGGGGCTTTGGCTATCGGGGATTCAGGGTGCGTCGATTGTTGTCTGCTCTCGCTGTCGTGTCCGGCGCGGTGCGGGGGGCGCAACGGACAGCTCGTATTGTCGCGTGGGGCGGCGCGTATGCTCGCGTGCGAGTGGCGACGGGAACTAGCGCCATCTCCGGTGAAAGGTGAGCTCGTCTACAGTAGCATACAGGTGGTGTACGTGCGGGCGTTTGTACCGACTTACTCTACCATCAGTCCATCACCCTGCTTTGTGCAAAAAAAAGCAAACGGCGATTGGAGTTGGATTGTTGTCCCCCAATTCTCGTTGACCTTtgtgtgtattttttttttcaacagaCGATGTGGCTGTGGACCTGTCTAGCGGCTACTGCGTGCAAGAGAGAAAACGTGCAGGCGGTTCCGTGGACCAGCCGGTGTCGGGCGGGGTTCAAGCATGAATGCCAGGACGGGGTTCAGCTATGAGTGCCTCATCCCAGCAATTAGCGTACTCAGAACATGCGCATACGTGCACCACACGCATATAAGGTTGTGGCCAGCATTTCACCCAGGAAATCAGCACGCTGCTCAGCTGCTGGTCGTTCGATGTTACAACCTAAAGCTATTCGTCCGACAAgcgaaacaaacaaacaaacgaAGCTGTGTGTCAGCTCTCTCTGTGAAAACAAACTCGCTTTCACTTTCACTGTTCCAACTCCAAGAGACGAAGACACGCATGGTACTACGTTCCACGTACTGATTTTTCCATCTTTCATCCCTGATTCCCTTAACGTTGAAAACCTCCAATTACCAGACAAACCTGTTTGTTTTGTTCTGCACCGTCGTGCAACACGCACCACACGTAACCGGCAGGCTGAGAAGTGAGAACATGCGCCCCCCGGAAAAAGGGGGTCGACGAAGCGAAGACCTCCCCCAAAGCAATCTGAAAGACATCGCTGAACATGGCGGCAGCAAACACGTCCTGATCAAACCATGGGCTGCTTCGCCCTGCACCGGGATCGGCTAGTTTATTCCGGCCAATCCCAACGTTTTCCTTACCACGCTGTCACGCTTAATCGCCCGTTGTTTTTATATCGTTGGGTGGTTACTTTCAGCTTTGGCATTTCCCCTCGAGACCGGGGCGGTGAGAGTGCGCCAGTTTAACATCAAATCTAGAGTAAGCCATTTCATTCATTGCCCGAGAGGGTTACCGTCTCTCGTGATTATGGGATGTGACTTTTCATTTCTCTAGTTATTGTGTAGACCCCAAAATTCATGGAGTACATACATGAAGTAATAAACTAATTCGAtttaaaaacaaaagaaaataaactaatatagtGATCCACAAATATACATTAGGTATCCACTTACTTCCCTAATACTCCATAAGTCAAACTTGTTTAATTTAAATCAgattaaattttagaaaatatgtTAACATCTAAAATCAAATGAATGCACAACAAAATTATATTTCCTGGTGTAGTTTGATGTTATAGACATTTCTTTATTGATTATAACTTTGATCAAAATTTTAAAACTTAACTGACGATAAAGGTAGAATGCATTAGACTTTGGAATGGGATGAGTAGTAACTAAGTAAGGTACATGCTGATATTGTTCTTTTAAAGAGCACACAGTATTTCCATTTTTAGGTTCAGACTTCAAAGGCCAGATCATTCAAAATCCACAATTTGAAGTGTTCTACCTATGCTTTATGCACATTAAaatactatatttaatactatgGATTTTATAAAAGACCAATGTGTCGGAATTATCCAGACGTGATCCCGCACAGGTAAACATACTCGTGCACATGAACGCTCAATTATCCAACATTATCTGCTGCTACTGTATCCTTAACCAAGTAATACTAGCAAAGGAGTATTTTACACGATCAGTTAGTTGTCCGCTACCTACCGTATAGTCTGTATCTACACCAGACACGGAAGAACGAGGAGAAGAAAGGACCGAGTCGTCTTCTCCTTTAAAAGGCCCTCTGAAAAATCTCCTTGTCTCCTCCCAGCGCGTCCCCGTTCCATTACAAGAAAAGATCGTGGCAGGAAGCGATCCAATTCTCAATTAGAGGTCGAGAACTTTAGCATCCTGAGTTCTCGAATTGAGGGCAACCTGCTGGGATTCGGAGCATTTGGGGGTCGGTTTTGCGCGATTTGAGGCGGACAGGGGGCACCCTGGTGAGCTCTTGATCGAATCGGCGGTGCTTCGGGTTCAATCCGAGAACCATTCTGCTCCCTGCGCATGTGAGCTTCTTGCCTTGTGCAGCCGCGCTCACCTTCATAGAAGGCGAATTGGCGGTTTCTTCTACAATTGTTCGGTTCTTATCTTGAAGGGCGGTGCAAATCTGAGGTTTCTTCTCCAATCGGAAAGGTGTGGTAGCCAAATTCGCCAGGAAGGCTGCAGTTATCCGTGCGAGAGGCTCCCTCTCACGGATTGGGGCTGGCGCTGTCCCGGCGTCgaagtgctcgggggctcctTGGAAGCTTCGATCGTGTGTGCCTCAGAAGAGTGATCCTGAAGAACTCGGCCTTCACCTTCCCAATTCAATCCTTCTCCAAGGCGGCGATTGGGTTGTAGATGGGGGCGGGTTCGAGCATCCTGGGCGCGGACGGGGAGTGGGGGGAGACGTCCCTCGGCGACATGCCGGAGAGCTgcgtggcggcggtgctgctctACCTCGACCCGCCGGAGATCTGCCAGGTCGCCCGCCTCAACCGCGCCTTCCGCGGCGCGGCCTCCGCGGACTGCGTCTGGGCCGTCAAGCTCCCCGCCAACTACCGCTACCTTGCGGCCCTAGCCGCGGCCGCCGATGACGAGGTCCGCGGCGATGGAGATGACAATGACAAGCGTTTCTTTCTAGCGGCGACGAAGAAGGAGATTTACGCGCGTCTGTGCCGACCCACCCTCTTTGATGCTGGCAGAAAGGTAGCtcatttgatatttttctctttGAAGGTTACTTGTTTGTTAGGACTGATCTGCTATCGTGCCATATTCATATGAAGTGGACTGTCGGTTCTGTTCTTGGCCTTCTGTTTGCTTAAATTGTTTGTTTTGCTTAGAAGGCATTCATGCTGTCAATTGTAGGAATTCTGGATTCTGAAGAACAAGGGAGGTCTTTGCATCAGTATATCATCAAAGGCGATGACTATTACCGGTATTGATGATCGGAGGTACTGGAGCCACCTTGCCACAGAGGAATCAAGGTagctttttttcccctttaagAATTTAATTTGCATAGCTTCTCTTAGCGAATGAATCCCATTAGAATTGGCATTGCTGCAACCACTTCCAAATCTCAATTTAAGTTCAGCTTTTGCAGCACTACTGATAGTCATACTCTTGTTACACTGTGCACAGATTGTGACATTAACTAGAAAATGCTCACGGACATTTTAAACCTAATAGTGATATTGCTATTATTTAATCTTTTGTCTGATTGTGAAACATAACTCCTTATTGGCTATCAAGTTTCTGGTATAGGAGGGGTATAGGAGGCTGACAACAAAGACCCTTGTCCATGGCCTTGGGAGAATATGTTCCACAATATTTGTCCATTGGTGATATCAAGAGTGTTGTTAATTCAGTATTTTCGCTCTCTATTTGAAAGAGAAAAGTTATCTTATCATGTTGTTAGGGGCATTGATGGTCATttcactgatttttttttcttggaactATTAGTTCCTTAATTAGTGCACATTTCTTGACTCCCCTGCATGTTCATTAGGCCAACCAGAGAAAGTGCGGATCTAAGCTTATGTTTACCAGATGTTACAAATTTGGTTTGCTAATTGATTGCACTTGTTGTTCTTGGGATGGGTTAATTATGAGTAGCTTTTATAGTTTTTCCTATGGTGCAAATTTTTAATTGGTCAAAGTCATTCATCAGGCAGTAACTAGtgaaaaatgaaaatagttttctTTGAGCTAAATTCTAACAACCATGACTTCTCTAAAAGTCTAAGCAATTGGATAGTTCATTGGACCATTTGAGTTTATATTATTGCCATGCAATTCTTCTATATTCAACAGTAACAAAACCAAAAGCCTTTAGGATTTGTGTTTTTGCAGAATGAACAGTTGTTTGCACCAACTATTAACATTTGTTTGGATTTGTGCGATTTCCATTTTATAGAGCCTAGAGTTAGGAACTCACAATTGTATGCTTTTAGCCTTTAGGTCACCTGAGATAATATAATGAAACCATTCATTATGGTTCATGATCTTTAACTCAGGATGTGTCAGATCAAATAATTTCAGTGGCATAAAAAGCTGTTTGTGCTTTCCTCTTTAAAATCTGGCAACTCTTATCACCGCCTCATTCCTTCCATTGGTTTCTTCTTCCTACTAAATCTTTCTACCTGACCTACCACTAATATAATTTTTTGTTGAGTGTGCCTGTGTTGTGGAGGATTACCAAATACTCCAGCAGAAGATAGTTTGTTATTTCTTGCATGTAGGAATTCACATAGCTTTAGCAATGTGAGGTTTCCAATTGGAGAACCTTTCTTCCATGTGATTGCTACTGCATTTCTTATGCACCTGTTGATATATCTAGGAAAATGAAACACTTTGCATACCACGTGCAGTTCTTTTGTCAATAATTTTTTATACAAACTTTTCCTGTCCTCTGCAGATTTGTGTGAATGTTGGATTGATGAGTTGTTTCTTTCTGGTACTGCAGATTCCATAGCGTTGCTTATCTTCAGCAAATTTGGTGGCTTGAGGTGGATGGGGAGCTTGAGTTCTGCTTTCCTGCTGGCTCCTACAGCCTTTTTTTCCATCTTCACCTGGGGCGACCCTATAGGCGCATGGGTCGTCGGCTTTGTGCAACCGAGCACATGCACGGGTGGGATGTCACGCCCACACGGTTCCAGCTCTCAACCTCTGATGAGCAACAAGTGACATCTGAGTATTACCTACATCTACATGAACAAGGAGGCTGGAAGCTTTACCATGTTGGTGATTTTGTCGTATCAAACCCCGATGAGCCCATGAAACTCAAGTTCTCAATGATGCAGATTGATTGCACCCATACAAAAGGTGGCTTGTGCGTTGATTCGGTGTTTATATATCCTAAAGGGTACAAGCCTGAGAGGGCGAACATAGTCTGCATGTAGCTCAGCGGAGTTGGCCTCATACCTCCAGCAAGATGAAACAAGAGGCAATTCAAATGTGAGTGGCTAGACTTTTACCTGGCCATTCTTACCTGAAAGCCCATTGTACATTCTTTTGTCTTTTTTTGCCCCTTCATTCTGAGAGTTTTACATGAATGTAAGGTATTTCCTGTATTCTTTGTAGTGTTAGTTAAACAGGTGGAGAATAGGGGAGTTTAGAAACAGGTGAAATGAAGCAAGACTTGAGTCATTGAGTGCACACTATTAGTTCAAAGAGGCTGATAGCCTGATATGCCATCTGCATCTCTAATTTTCATCAGTACAATGATGTTTCGCGAACTGGATTGATATTCCTCTTTGCTTTCTAGCCCTACGGCCAAAAAAAACTGTATCTTTTAAGCATCGGTATCTTCATCAGATGCTAAAAATCGATTTTCTGCAGACACAGCTTGTGTACGGCTTCTGCTCTGTTTCTTCTGTTCGAACAAATGATGCGTTCGATATGTTACAAGGCAATTCGTGCAGCGTATACACAGGATTTTGAATACCAGATATCATTTTATATGACGTTAGTTAGTTCAAAAAAGAACTGACCAACATCAAATATTATGAGttggagggagtacataattGCGCCTTTTGGCCTTCAAGAATTCAGATCCCGGCCTTATTTGGTCTCGCAAAACTGTAAAAGTTTATCGTACTTGCAGTGATCGGTGCTGCTTAATGCTTATGCCATTCCTAATCCAACCATATGGAGCGTGGACGCACCACAGCAGGCCTGGAAGCATAGATGTGGATTACAGGATTAGCAGCTGAGCGTTTGAGCAGAGTCCCCGAAGTACGCGCTCACAGTCACACTGTCACACATCATTCCTTGCGGACAGACGGCAGTCCAATCACATGCGAGATGTGTGGAGGGGACTGGATTCTGGGCTCCTGTGGAAGATAGATAAGAAAGGAAACTTCCATCCCACCTCCGGCCCATTaaactcctcttcctcttcttcttccccggtCACCTCCCAcccccgccacctcctccaccaccccggCCGGCGGCTGTCGCGCCGCCCGCTATCCACCGCCGCCCTTCCTAGCCCGACGCCGCGCAtaacccccgccgccggccactgcCCACTGGATATCTAGCCCTACCCGGCCGGCggtgctcccgcgccgccttgcccccgccaccggccgaaccgccaccaccgccgggcctgccgccgccgccgacctccctCCTCTAAGGCCGGTGGCCATTAGAACCCTCGAAACCCGGACccccgaaccctaaccctaaccctaaccctaagtACCGTCGGCCTCGACCACCGcccgctgccggcggcgacctCACCGCCGAGCCGCCCCGCCCACCTCCCGCCCCTCCGGCGAGCTTTCTCCTCCCAGCTTccacctcggcggcggcgcgtcacGAGAcaagcggcggcgcgcgagagAGAAGCAGCCTGTGAGGAAGATGGAGATCGTGCGGCTAGCAGTGGCCGCACGAATCTCCAACATCGGAAGACTCAACGTCTTCCACCTTCCAGAAGATGGATAGGCTTTCCGCTGGATTCTGGGCCTCACGTGGATGGATCGCAAAACCTGGGCTAGCCCGGTTCGTCGCGCATCGTGGT contains:
- the LOC101785825 gene encoding F-box protein PP2-A13, producing the protein MGAGSSILGADGEWGETSLGDMPESCVAAVLLYLDPPEICQVARLNRAFRGAASADCVWAVKLPANYRYLAALAAAADDEVRGDGDDNDKRFFLAATKKEIYARLCRPTLFDAGRKEFWILKNKGGLCISISSKAMTITGIDDRRYWSHLATEESRFHSVAYLQQIWWLEVDGELEFCFPAGSYSLFFHLHLGRPYRRMGRRLCATEHMHGWDVTPTRFQLSTSDEQQVTSEYYLHLHEQGGWKLYHVGDFVVSNPDEPMKLKFSMMQIDCTHTKGGLCVDSVFIYPKGYKPERANIVCM